Proteins encoded within one genomic window of Halobacteroides halobius DSM 5150:
- a CDS encoding SoxR reducing system RseC family protein: MKRFAQVIDVKGQTATVRVTKHSSCDKCGECSNADDLTLTVTNDIEAKAGDMVTLEMKGSNISSAAVVVYLVPILGLIGGYILAPTLGLVAEGFKIMLGLLFMLLSFITARKFGDYKQEEYTPQITEVV, from the coding sequence ATGAAACGTTTTGCCCAAGTGATAGACGTTAAAGGCCAAACTGCTACAGTTAGGGTGACTAAGCATTCGTCTTGTGATAAGTGTGGGGAGTGTAGTAATGCGGATGATTTAACACTAACTGTTACTAATGACATAGAAGCTAAAGCTGGAGATATGGTAACCTTAGAAATGAAAGGAAGCAATATATCAAGTGCAGCAGTAGTAGTTTATCTAGTGCCGATATTAGGATTAATAGGTGGTTATATATTAGCCCCCACTTTAGGATTAGTTGCAGAAGGATTTAAAATCATGCTGGGATTGTTATTTATGCTTCTTTCTTTTATAACAGCAAGAAAATTTGGTGATTATAAACAAGAGGAGTATACACCACAGATTA
- a CDS encoding metal-sensitive transcriptional regulator — MASYKSEKINLLNRLSRIEGQVRGLQNMIEDEKYCVDVLTQIAAVKGALNKVGMKILEKHTHGCVKQAVANDQGEEIINELMEVINKFTK, encoded by the coding sequence ATGGCTTCTTATAAATCAGAAAAAATAAATTTATTAAACAGATTAAGTAGAATTGAAGGACAAGTACGTGGGTTACAAAATATGATTGAAGATGAAAAATACTGTGTTGATGTATTAACTCAGATAGCTGCGGTTAAAGGAGCATTAAATAAGGTAGGAATGAAGATTTTAGAAAAACATACTCATGGTTGTGTTAAACAAGCTGTTGCTAATGATCAAGGAGAAGAAATTATTAATGAATTAATGGAAGTTATTAATAAATTTACCAAATAG